One Streptomyces sp. NBC_00223 genomic window carries:
- a CDS encoding SDR family oxidoreductase, translating to MNPTGNTVFIAGATSGIGLGLALRLHAAGNRVIVSGRREDRLARIVAENPGVESVVLDTTDPVAIRDVTAGLVSRFPDLDVLIAMAGIMLPEDLHDGGFLATAEETVATNLLGPLRLVAALTEHFAARPRATIMTVSSGLAFVPLPFTPTYSATKAAVHSFTESLRVQLADTNVEVLELVPPAVRTALMGQEEMENALPLDAFLDEVMDILGSAGQPDEILVKAVEPLRFAEAGGRYADMLRLMSGR from the coding sequence ATGAATCCCACGGGCAACACCGTTTTCATCGCCGGAGCGACTTCCGGTATCGGCCTCGGTCTCGCGCTGCGACTGCACGCGGCGGGCAACCGGGTCATCGTCTCCGGGCGCCGCGAGGACCGGCTGGCGCGGATCGTCGCGGAGAACCCCGGTGTCGAGTCCGTCGTGCTCGACACCACCGACCCGGTCGCGATCCGGGACGTCACCGCGGGGCTGGTGAGCCGCTTTCCCGACCTCGACGTCCTGATCGCGATGGCCGGCATCATGCTGCCGGAGGATCTGCACGACGGCGGTTTCCTGGCCACGGCGGAGGAGACCGTGGCGACCAACCTCCTGGGCCCCCTTCGTCTGGTGGCCGCGCTGACCGAGCATTTCGCCGCCCGGCCGCGGGCGACGATCATGACCGTGTCCTCCGGGCTGGCCTTCGTCCCCCTGCCGTTCACCCCGACCTACAGCGCCACCAAGGCGGCCGTCCACTCCTTCACCGAGAGCCTGCGCGTCCAGCTGGCGGACACGAATGTCGAGGTCCTGGAACTGGTGCCGCCGGCCGTGCGCACCGCCCTGATGGGACAGGAGGAGATGGAGAACGCCCTGCCGCTCGACGCCTTCCTCGACGAGGTCATGGACATCCTCGGCTCGGCCGGGCAGCCGGACGAGATCCTGGTCAAGGCGGTCGAGCCCCTGCGGTTCGCCGAGGCCGGCGGCCGGTACGCCGACATGCTGCGCCTGATGTCCGGCCGCTGA
- a CDS encoding iron ABC transporter permease translates to MAVTTSTATAAARPAASTTGAVAVTAALVLLVAALAVVDLTQGTADVGASQVWKALTGHADPGDASVVVASRVPRMVAGVLVGVALGAAGAALQAVSRNVLAAPDTLAVNAGSYLALGVLTVTGTSIPLLASAGVAFTGGLAAAALVLALSGLGAGTVRLVLAGSALALGLGSVADAMLLLFPERTNGLYQWSQGSISQNGFDGVVQMAPVAVLGLTGLLLVARRLDALSLGDDAARGLGVPVRGTRVTVVVLATLLAAAAVTLAGPIGFVGLCAPALVRPLTRRFPGLVRARAGLPAAGLVGAVLVLGPDVLLRASVSADSAVAVPTGVVTSVVGAVFLVVMALRTRGGGTSAAPDRLRIPSRAAFVVTVAGLAAVLVGVVIAAVLLGDTKLLLGDVVNWAQGRGDRVVTFVLDTRVPRVLAALLAGAALALAGTLVQAVTRNPLADPGILGVSGGAGLGAVLLVTTVPAAGSWGVAGAAFAGASVTAALVFGLAARGGFQQNRLVLVGVGASAGTTALISLLIVLTDPFNATKALTWLSGSTYGRTLPDVLPVAAVLAVGAAVAVVRRKELDLVSLDDDTARLLGMRLAPARLGLLALSVLLSATAVAAAGTIGFVGLVAPHAARALVGRRHVRVTPVAMMLGAALVCVADMLGRTVIAPAQLGAGLMTAVVGAPYFVYLLVRTRR, encoded by the coding sequence GTGGCCGTCACCACCTCGACCGCCACCGCCGCCGCCCGCCCGGCCGCGTCCACGACGGGCGCGGTCGCGGTGACGGCCGCGCTCGTCCTGCTGGTCGCCGCCCTCGCCGTCGTCGACCTCACCCAGGGCACGGCCGACGTCGGCGCGAGCCAGGTGTGGAAGGCGCTCACCGGCCACGCCGACCCGGGCGACGCCTCCGTCGTCGTCGCCTCGCGCGTGCCGCGCATGGTCGCCGGTGTCCTCGTGGGGGTCGCCCTCGGCGCGGCGGGCGCCGCCCTCCAGGCGGTGAGCCGCAATGTCCTCGCCGCGCCCGACACCCTCGCGGTCAACGCCGGTTCGTATCTGGCGCTCGGGGTGCTCACCGTCACCGGTACGTCGATCCCGCTGCTCGCCTCCGCGGGCGTCGCGTTCACCGGCGGACTCGCGGCGGCCGCCCTCGTACTCGCGCTGTCCGGGCTCGGCGCCGGTACCGTCCGGCTCGTCCTGGCCGGCAGCGCCCTCGCGCTCGGTCTCGGCTCGGTCGCCGACGCGATGCTCCTGCTGTTCCCCGAACGCACCAACGGCCTGTACCAGTGGAGTCAGGGCAGCATCAGCCAGAACGGATTCGACGGCGTCGTGCAGATGGCGCCCGTCGCCGTACTCGGCCTGACCGGTCTGCTGCTCGTCGCCCGCCGCCTCGACGCCCTCTCCCTCGGCGACGACGCGGCCCGCGGCCTGGGCGTCCCGGTCCGGGGCACCCGCGTCACGGTCGTCGTGCTCGCCACCCTGCTCGCGGCCGCCGCGGTGACGCTGGCCGGCCCGATCGGCTTCGTCGGCCTGTGCGCGCCCGCGCTGGTCCGCCCGCTGACCCGCCGCTTCCCCGGACTCGTACGGGCACGGGCCGGCCTGCCCGCCGCCGGGCTCGTCGGCGCGGTACTCGTACTCGGCCCCGATGTGCTGCTGCGCGCGTCGGTGAGCGCCGACTCCGCGGTGGCCGTGCCCACCGGAGTGGTCACGAGCGTCGTCGGCGCCGTGTTCCTCGTCGTGATGGCGCTGCGCACCCGAGGCGGTGGTACGTCCGCCGCACCGGACCGGCTGCGCATCCCGAGCCGGGCGGCGTTCGTCGTCACCGTGGCGGGGCTCGCGGCGGTGCTCGTCGGCGTGGTGATCGCGGCGGTGCTCCTCGGCGACACCAAGCTGCTGCTCGGCGACGTCGTCAACTGGGCCCAGGGCAGGGGCGACCGCGTCGTCACCTTCGTCCTCGACACCCGGGTGCCCCGGGTGCTCGCCGCGCTGCTGGCGGGGGCTGCGCTCGCGCTGGCCGGGACGCTCGTCCAGGCCGTCACCCGCAACCCGCTCGCGGACCCGGGCATCCTCGGCGTCTCCGGCGGGGCCGGTCTGGGCGCCGTACTGCTCGTCACCACCGTGCCGGCCGCCGGTTCGTGGGGCGTGGCCGGAGCGGCGTTCGCCGGCGCCTCGGTCACCGCCGCCCTCGTCTTCGGACTCGCCGCGCGCGGCGGCTTCCAGCAGAACCGGCTCGTCCTGGTCGGCGTCGGCGCGTCCGCCGGGACGACGGCGCTGATCAGCCTGCTCATCGTGCTCACCGACCCGTTCAACGCGACCAAGGCGCTCACCTGGCTGTCCGGCTCGACCTACGGGCGGACCCTGCCCGATGTGCTGCCGGTCGCCGCCGTGCTCGCCGTCGGCGCCGCCGTGGCGGTCGTCCGCCGCAAGGAACTCGACCTGGTGTCCCTCGACGACGACACCGCGCGGCTCCTCGGGATGCGGCTCGCGCCCGCCCGGCTGGGCCTGCTGGCGCTGAGCGTCCTGCTCAGCGCCACCGCCGTCGCCGCGGCCGGGACGATCGGCTTCGTGGGACTCGTGGCCCCGCACGCCGCGCGCGCCCTCGTCGGGCGGCGGCACGTCCGGGTCACCCCGGTCGCGATGATGCTCGGCGCCGCCCTCGTCTGCGTCGCGGACATGCTCGGCCGTACGGTGATCGCACCGGCCCAGCTCGGCGCCGGCCTGATGACGGCCGTCGTCGGAGCGCCGTACTTCGTCTACCTGCTGGTCCGCACCCGCAGGTAG
- a CDS encoding iron-siderophore ABC transporter substrate-binding protein encodes MIRLRRTPGPLNSGATDRPTGRRLLLTAAAAALSLTACGTTHSADDAGPGSSAPTGSATAAGPITLTDATGATVRLDAPATRVVGTEWNVVEDLVTLGVDPVGVADVKGYQAWDSAAPLKNAPKDIGVRGEPSMDTIAALAPDLIVATDDLSASAVAQLRKVAPVLEVRSADAGDQIGVMTQGLDLIARATGTTQKATAAKQAFDTKLTEARTALKDAGIAGAEYAFGDAYVESNQVSIRPFTGGSLIGAVNERLGLKNAWTVKGDKDYGLATTDVEGLTGLGDVRFAYIVNAVDGDPFADNLAKNAVWKSLPFVKAGQVNRLPDGIWMFGGLASMEAYADAVVDALTK; translated from the coding sequence ATGATCCGCCTCCGCAGGACACCCGGGCCCCTGAACTCCGGTGCCACCGACCGCCCGACGGGCCGGCGCCTCCTTCTCACGGCAGCCGCCGCGGCGCTCTCCCTGACCGCGTGCGGAACGACCCACTCGGCCGACGACGCAGGCCCCGGGTCCTCCGCGCCCACCGGTTCCGCCACCGCCGCCGGCCCGATCACGCTCACCGACGCGACGGGCGCGACCGTACGCCTGGACGCCCCGGCCACCAGGGTCGTCGGCACCGAGTGGAACGTCGTCGAGGACCTGGTCACGCTCGGCGTCGACCCCGTCGGCGTCGCCGATGTGAAGGGCTATCAGGCGTGGGACTCGGCGGCCCCGCTGAAGAACGCGCCCAAGGACATCGGCGTACGCGGCGAGCCCAGCATGGACACGATCGCGGCCCTCGCGCCCGACCTCATCGTCGCCACGGACGACCTGTCGGCCTCGGCGGTCGCCCAGCTGCGGAAGGTCGCCCCCGTCCTCGAAGTACGGTCCGCCGACGCCGGTGACCAGATCGGCGTGATGACGCAGGGCCTCGACCTCATCGCCCGGGCCACCGGCACGACGCAGAAGGCGACCGCCGCCAAGCAGGCGTTCGACACGAAGCTGACCGAGGCAAGGACCGCCCTCAAGGACGCCGGCATCGCCGGGGCCGAGTACGCCTTCGGCGACGCCTACGTCGAGTCCAACCAGGTCTCCATCCGCCCCTTCACCGGCGGATCGCTCATCGGCGCCGTCAACGAGCGGCTCGGGCTGAAGAACGCCTGGACGGTCAAGGGCGACAAGGACTACGGCCTCGCCACCACCGACGTCGAGGGCCTGACCGGCCTGGGCGACGTCCGGTTCGCCTACATCGTGAACGCCGTCGACGGCGACCCGTTCGCCGACAACCTGGCCAAGAACGCCGTGTGGAAGTCGCTGCCCTTCGTCAAGGCCGGCCAGGTGAACCGGCTGCCCGACGGCATCTGGATGTTCGGCGGACTCGCCTCCATGGAGGCGTACGCCGACGCCGTCGTCGACGCCCTGACGAAGTAG
- a CDS encoding ABC transporter ATP-binding protein, which yields MTAGETPDSRPRPRGHELSAMGMTVAYDRVDVVHDAAIVLRPAEVTALVGPNGSGKSTLLRTLARLQRARGGTLVLDTGDDVTDGFALGSREFARHVALLTQGRPTPSGLSVRDVVEFGRYPHRGRWGRPDPAGTAAVDRALALTGVEHLAGRGVEHLSGGQLQRVWLASCLAQETGVLLLDEPTTYLDLRYQIELLDLIRDLADDHAIAVGVVLHDLDQAAAVADRVTLLSEGRIVADGPPGDVLTPERLSEVYGVRIDVDTDPSTGRLRTRAVGRHHTRSERLHPSP from the coding sequence ATGACGGCTGGTGAGACACCCGACAGCCGACCGCGCCCGCGCGGCCATGAACTGTCGGCCATGGGAATGACGGTGGCGTACGACCGCGTCGACGTCGTGCACGACGCCGCGATCGTGCTGCGGCCCGCCGAGGTGACCGCGCTCGTGGGTCCGAACGGCAGCGGCAAGTCGACGCTCCTGCGGACCCTCGCCCGGCTCCAGCGCGCCCGCGGCGGCACGCTCGTCCTCGACACCGGCGACGACGTCACGGACGGCTTCGCGCTGGGCTCCCGGGAGTTCGCCCGGCACGTGGCGCTCCTGACACAGGGGCGGCCCACGCCGAGCGGACTCAGCGTCCGCGACGTCGTCGAGTTCGGCCGCTACCCCCACCGGGGGCGCTGGGGACGGCCGGACCCCGCAGGCACCGCCGCCGTGGACCGGGCGCTCGCCCTGACCGGTGTGGAGCACCTGGCCGGACGCGGGGTCGAGCACCTTTCCGGCGGACAGCTCCAGCGGGTCTGGCTCGCCAGCTGCCTCGCCCAGGAGACCGGCGTACTGCTCCTCGACGAGCCGACCACCTATCTGGACCTGCGCTATCAGATCGAACTCCTCGACCTGATCCGCGATCTCGCCGACGACCACGCGATCGCGGTCGGTGTCGTCCTCCACGACCTCGACCAGGCGGCGGCCGTCGCCGACCGGGTCACCCTGCTCAGCGAGGGACGGATCGTCGCCGACGGCCCGCCCGGGGACGTACTGACCCCGGAACGGCTGTCCGAGGTCTACGGCGTCCGGATCGACGTCGACACCGACCCCTCGACCGGCCGGCTCAGGACCCGCGCGGTCGGCCGCCACCACACTCGAAGCGAAAGGCTCCACCCCTCCCCATGA
- a CDS encoding lysine N(6)-hydroxylase/L-ornithine N(5)-oxygenase family protein produces the protein MTAPRVESGTIHDVLGVGFGPSNLALAIAIDECNAELAEDQRLDALFLERQPRFGWHRGMLIDDATMQVSFLKDLVTMRNPTSDFSFLCYLREQGRLVDFLNQKTLFPLRVEFHDYFEWAAARVAHMVGYSSEVVSIAPVRDDDGVVGHFEVTCRQPGDPGRAVIHRARNISVALGLEPHLPPGSELSERVWHNSQLIPRAAELSATGTPVRRAVVLGAGQSAAETVEYLHRTFPDAEICAVFAKYGYTPADDSPFANRIFDPEAVDVFYDAPAAVKQSLFDYHRSTNYSVVDMDLIEALYATSYREKVQGRERLRFLNVSRIRKVDVLDDRVDIGVEHLPTGQLRTLEADLLVHATGYRARDIAALLGEAAKICLRDDGDSVRVGRDHRVEVSAEVAAGIYLQGGTEHTHGLTSTLLSTTAVRAGEILDSLLTHRNAGEQIGAGRR, from the coding sequence GTGACAGCACCGCGCGTTGAGTCGGGCACCATCCATGACGTCCTGGGAGTGGGTTTCGGACCGTCAAATCTGGCTCTTGCCATAGCCATTGACGAGTGCAACGCCGAACTGGCGGAGGATCAGAGGCTCGACGCCCTCTTCCTGGAACGGCAACCGCGCTTCGGCTGGCACCGCGGCATGCTGATCGACGACGCGACCATGCAGGTCTCGTTCCTGAAGGACCTGGTCACCATGCGCAATCCGACCAGTGACTTCAGCTTTCTGTGCTACCTGCGCGAGCAGGGCAGGCTGGTGGACTTCCTCAACCAGAAGACCCTCTTCCCGCTCCGCGTCGAGTTCCACGACTACTTCGAGTGGGCGGCCGCCCGGGTGGCCCACATGGTGGGCTACTCCTCCGAGGTGGTGTCGATCGCCCCCGTGCGCGACGACGACGGCGTCGTGGGCCACTTCGAGGTGACCTGCCGTCAACCCGGCGATCCGGGACGCGCGGTGATCCACCGGGCCCGCAACATCAGCGTGGCGCTGGGCCTGGAGCCGCATCTTCCGCCCGGCAGCGAGCTGTCCGAACGCGTCTGGCACAACAGCCAGTTGATACCCCGGGCCGCCGAACTGAGCGCCACGGGAACGCCGGTGCGCCGGGCCGTCGTCCTCGGCGCCGGCCAGAGCGCGGCGGAGACGGTGGAGTATCTGCACCGCACCTTCCCCGACGCCGAGATCTGCGCGGTGTTCGCCAAGTACGGCTACACGCCCGCCGACGACAGCCCCTTCGCCAACCGGATCTTCGACCCGGAGGCGGTCGACGTCTTCTACGACGCCCCCGCCGCGGTGAAGCAGTCGCTCTTCGACTACCACCGCAGCACCAACTACTCCGTCGTCGACATGGACCTCATCGAGGCCCTGTACGCGACGTCGTACCGCGAGAAGGTCCAGGGCCGCGAGCGGCTGCGCTTCCTCAATGTCTCCCGTATCCGGAAGGTCGACGTCCTGGACGACCGCGTCGACATCGGCGTCGAACACCTGCCGACCGGTCAACTGCGCACCCTGGAGGCGGATCTTCTGGTCCATGCCACCGGCTACCGCGCGCGGGACATCGCCGCGCTGCTGGGGGAGGCCGCCAAGATCTGCCTGCGCGACGACGGCGACTCCGTCCGCGTGGGCCGGGACCACCGGGTGGAGGTCTCGGCCGAGGTCGCCGCCGGCATCTATCTCCAGGGCGGGACCGAGCACACCCACGGGCTGACCTCGACCCTGCTGTCCACCACGGCCGTTCGGGCCGGCGAGATCCTCGACTCGCTCCTCACCCACCGGAACGCCGGTGAGCAGATCGGCGCGGGCCGCCGCTGA
- a CDS encoding methionyl-tRNA formyltransferase, which yields MRVVMFGYQTWGHRTLQALLDSDHEVTLVVTHPKSEHAYEKIWDDSVAELADKHGVPLLLRNRPDDAELIAAIRAAAPDIIVANNWRTWLPPEIFDLPPRGTLNVHDSLLPAYAGFSPIIWALINGEQRVGVTAHRMNGELDAGDILLQRSVPVGPTDTATDLFHRTVDLIGPIVRESLDLMASGRDHWEPQDRTEASFFHKRSIEDSRIDWTWPAEDLERLVRAQSDPYPNAFTYHRGERVRIVSAALSEARYGGTPGRIFIREGDGVVIVAGADARTGRRPGLLVRRVRDDSGTEYAAADYFRTMGGYLTARP from the coding sequence ATGCGGGTCGTCATGTTCGGCTATCAGACCTGGGGCCATCGCACACTCCAGGCTCTGCTGGACTCCGACCACGAGGTCACCCTCGTCGTCACCCATCCCAAGAGCGAGCACGCGTACGAGAAGATCTGGGACGACTCCGTCGCCGAACTGGCCGACAAGCACGGCGTTCCGCTGCTGCTGCGCAACCGTCCCGACGACGCCGAGCTGATAGCGGCGATCCGGGCCGCGGCCCCCGACATCATCGTGGCCAACAACTGGCGCACCTGGCTGCCGCCGGAGATCTTCGACCTGCCGCCGCGCGGCACGCTCAACGTGCACGACTCGCTGCTGCCTGCGTACGCGGGCTTCTCCCCGATCATCTGGGCCCTGATCAACGGGGAGCAGCGGGTGGGCGTCACCGCGCACCGGATGAACGGTGAACTCGACGCGGGCGACATCCTGTTGCAGCGCTCGGTGCCGGTGGGCCCGACCGACACCGCCACCGATCTGTTCCACCGGACCGTCGACCTCATCGGCCCGATCGTGCGCGAGTCCCTGGACCTGATGGCGTCCGGCCGCGACCACTGGGAGCCCCAGGACCGCACGGAGGCCAGCTTCTTCCACAAGCGGTCGATCGAGGACAGCAGGATCGACTGGACCTGGCCCGCCGAGGACCTGGAACGCCTGGTCCGCGCGCAGTCCGACCCGTACCCCAACGCCTTCACCTACCACCGCGGTGAGCGCGTCCGTATCGTCTCCGCCGCCCTGTCCGAGGCCCGGTACGGCGGGACGCCCGGGCGGATCTTCATCCGCGAGGGCGACGGCGTCGTCATCGTGGCCGGCGCGGACGCCCGTACCGGCCGCCGTCCCGGTCTGCTCGTGCGGCGGGTGCGCGACGACAGCGGCACCGAGTACGCGGCGGCCGACTACTTCCGCACGATGGGCGGTTACCTCACCGCGCGGCCGTGA
- a CDS encoding ABC transporter ATP-binding protein, whose amino-acid sequence MVTTDPTPAPGPDLRARGLHLAYDHRLVVEDLDLVVRSGRITAIVGANACGKSTLLRALARLLAPRQGAVELDGRALQSVPTRELAQRLGILPQTPVAPEGLTVVDLVSRGRSPHQTWWRQWSKADELAVHEALAATSLTELADRAVDELSGGQRQRAWIAMAVAQGTPVLLLDEPTTYLDMAHQIDVLDLITDLNRRENRTVVMVLHDLNQACRYADHVIAMKSGRIVAEGPPAEVITAATVEDVFDLRCQITTDPVSGTPLVIPISRHHDIAAAPVAAAATSGA is encoded by the coding sequence ATGGTGACCACAGACCCGACCCCCGCGCCCGGCCCCGACCTGCGGGCCCGCGGCCTGCATCTGGCGTACGACCACCGGCTCGTGGTCGAGGACCTGGACCTCGTCGTCCGCTCGGGCCGGATCACCGCCATCGTCGGCGCCAACGCGTGCGGCAAGTCCACCCTGCTGCGGGCCCTGGCCCGGCTGCTGGCCCCGCGTCAGGGCGCGGTCGAACTGGACGGCCGGGCCCTGCAATCCGTGCCGACCCGGGAGTTGGCGCAGCGTCTGGGGATACTTCCGCAGACCCCGGTGGCACCGGAGGGGCTGACCGTGGTCGACCTGGTCAGCCGGGGCCGCTCACCGCACCAGACCTGGTGGCGGCAGTGGTCGAAGGCGGACGAGCTGGCCGTCCACGAGGCCCTGGCGGCGACCTCGCTGACCGAGCTGGCCGACCGCGCGGTCGACGAACTGTCCGGCGGGCAGCGGCAGCGCGCCTGGATCGCCATGGCGGTCGCCCAGGGCACCCCGGTCCTGCTGCTGGACGAGCCGACGACCTACCTCGACATGGCCCACCAGATCGATGTGCTGGACCTGATCACCGACCTCAACCGCCGCGAGAACCGTACGGTGGTGATGGTGCTGCACGACCTCAACCAGGCCTGCCGGTACGCCGATCACGTCATCGCCATGAAGTCCGGCCGTATCGTCGCCGAGGGGCCGCCGGCCGAGGTGATCACCGCGGCCACCGTCGAGGACGTCTTCGACCTGCGCTGCCAGATCACCACCGATCCGGTCAGCGGCACCCCCCTGGTCATCCCCATCAGCCGCCACCACGACATCGCCGCGGCCCCGGTCGCCGCGGCGGCGACGTCCGGGGCCTGA
- a CDS encoding FecCD family ABC transporter permease produces MTTPATAASVSVPAVTRARRPFRLATPPVSGVLRPRLVAVCAALTVVVAVLFCWGIAIGDYPISPTGVVKALVGQGDPGTRLVVHELRLPRALTGLLVGIAFGMSGALYQTMTRNPLASPDMIGLTEGAGTAVVAGIVLGWDGGLGTQTLGLLGALATALVVYALAWKHGATGYRIILVGIGVSWMCTSATDYLVARGQRFEAQAALGWLVGNLNGRTWDQVTLLAAAMAVLVPAALCMSRWMRTLQLGDDIAAGLGTPVGAVRLVLMLIGVGLIAFGTAAAGPVAFVALAAPQIAQRLAGTAWPPPVASGLTGALVVLGSDLVAREAIPGTELPVGIVTGVIGAPVLLWLLIRANRAGQGG; encoded by the coding sequence ATGACCACTCCCGCCACCGCCGCTTCCGTATCGGTTCCCGCCGTCACCCGGGCCCGCCGGCCCTTCCGGCTCGCCACCCCGCCCGTCTCCGGCGTCCTGCGCCCCCGGCTGGTCGCCGTCTGCGCCGCCCTGACCGTCGTGGTGGCCGTGCTCTTCTGCTGGGGTATCGCGATCGGGGACTATCCGATCAGCCCCACCGGCGTGGTCAAGGCCCTCGTCGGCCAGGGCGATCCGGGCACCCGGCTGGTCGTCCACGAACTGCGGCTGCCCCGCGCGCTCACCGGTCTCCTGGTCGGCATCGCCTTCGGCATGTCCGGCGCCCTGTACCAGACGATGACCCGCAACCCGCTGGCCAGCCCCGACATGATCGGCCTCACCGAGGGGGCCGGCACGGCCGTCGTCGCGGGCATCGTGCTCGGCTGGGACGGCGGCCTCGGCACCCAGACCCTCGGGCTGCTCGGCGCCCTGGCCACCGCGCTGGTCGTGTACGCCCTCGCCTGGAAACACGGCGCCACCGGCTACCGGATCATCCTCGTCGGCATCGGCGTGTCCTGGATGTGCACCAGCGCCACCGACTACCTGGTCGCCCGCGGCCAGCGCTTCGAGGCCCAGGCCGCGCTGGGCTGGCTGGTCGGCAACCTCAACGGCCGTACCTGGGACCAGGTCACCCTGCTCGCCGCCGCGATGGCCGTACTCGTCCCCGCGGCCCTGTGCATGAGCCGCTGGATGCGCACCCTCCAGCTCGGCGACGACATCGCCGCCGGACTCGGCACCCCCGTCGGGGCCGTACGGCTCGTGCTGATGCTCATCGGTGTCGGTCTCATCGCCTTCGGCACCGCGGCGGCGGGACCGGTCGCCTTCGTCGCGCTGGCCGCCCCGCAGATCGCCCAGCGGCTGGCCGGCACGGCGTGGCCGCCGCCGGTCGCCTCGGGGCTGACCGGCGCGCTGGTCGTCCTCGGCTCCGACCTCGTCGCACGCGAGGCGATCCCCGGCACCGAACTGCCCGTCGGCATCGTCACCGGTGTCATCGGAGCGCCGGTGCTGCTCTGGCTACTCATCCGCGCCAACCGCGCGGGCCAAGGAGGCTGA
- a CDS encoding FecCD family ABC transporter permease, protein MLVALLAAALTTLCLLSIALGALSIPLDQVVRALVGHPSSRLVDNVVWTVRVPRTVLGLSAGAALGLSGALMQALTRNPLADPGVLGVSAGASFGIVVAVAVFGFGSLYDYVWFAFAGALATSVLVFLLGRVGGPGGTPVKLALSGVAVTFLLFSLTNAIVLTDPDALDRYRFWSAGSLADQDGAVVVRILPFLAVGAVLALTAAPALNSLALGDDVAASLGRRVGLVRLQGAVAVMLLTGASVAVIGPVVFLGLVVPHVARVLAQYAGLGPDHRWLLPLSAALAPCLLLTADIIGRVVDRPTEIQAGVLVAFVGGPFFIALVRRSKLAEV, encoded by the coding sequence ATGCTCGTCGCGCTGCTCGCGGCCGCGCTGACCACGCTGTGCCTGTTGTCGATCGCCCTGGGCGCGCTGAGCATCCCGCTCGACCAGGTCGTTCGCGCACTGGTCGGCCACCCCTCCAGCCGGCTCGTCGACAACGTCGTCTGGACGGTTCGCGTCCCGCGTACCGTCCTCGGTCTGTCGGCCGGCGCCGCGCTCGGACTGTCCGGCGCGCTCATGCAGGCGCTCACCCGCAATCCGCTCGCCGACCCCGGGGTGCTGGGCGTGAGCGCGGGCGCGTCCTTCGGGATCGTGGTGGCCGTCGCCGTCTTCGGGTTCGGATCGCTCTACGACTACGTGTGGTTCGCCTTCGCCGGCGCGCTGGCCACCAGCGTGCTGGTCTTCCTGCTCGGCCGGGTGGGCGGCCCGGGCGGCACCCCGGTCAAGCTGGCGCTGTCCGGAGTCGCCGTCACCTTCCTGCTGTTCTCGCTCACCAACGCGATCGTCCTCACCGACCCGGACGCGCTCGACCGCTACCGCTTCTGGTCCGCCGGGAGCCTCGCGGACCAGGACGGCGCCGTGGTCGTACGCATCCTGCCCTTCCTCGCCGTCGGCGCGGTGCTCGCGCTGACCGCCGCGCCCGCGCTCAACAGCCTGGCGCTCGGCGACGACGTGGCGGCCTCGCTCGGGCGGCGCGTCGGGCTGGTACGGCTCCAGGGCGCCGTCGCGGTGATGCTGCTGACCGGCGCCTCGGTCGCGGTGATCGGTCCGGTGGTCTTCCTGGGCCTGGTCGTCCCGCATGTCGCCCGTGTCCTCGCCCAGTACGCCGGGCTCGGCCCCGACCACCGCTGGCTGCTGCCGCTGTCGGCGGCGCTGGCCCCCTGCCTGCTGCTGACCGCCGACATCATCGGACGGGTGGTGGACCGGCCCACGGAGATACAGGCCGGCGTCCTCGTCGCCTTCGTCGGCGGCCCGTTCTTCATCGCGCTGGTCCGCCGCAGCAAGCTCGCGGAGGTCTGA